The proteins below come from a single Zea mays cultivar B73 chromosome 8, Zm-B73-REFERENCE-NAM-5.0, whole genome shotgun sequence genomic window:
- the LOC100282402 gene encoding dnaJ protein produces the protein MGNPPELYHKILNIPKDTSPQELRAAYKSLVKKWHPDKHPPSSRPEAEARFKAISEAYEALLDQQENRAVFGPCNGDRAGGGAGARVERTRSDGFCARSAPGTPARELKKVYSAGNPGGRRAFAEFSSSIVRKAPPLERRLECTLEELCRGCSKEVTFTRDVVTRNGSIVKKEVTQTVQVKPGWRKGKQVVLEGMGDERPGCLPGDAVLTVSERRHPAFKRVGDDLVLRAEVPLAGALTGWSLSFRLLGGRKVTCSFEDEVIRPGHERVIRGEGMPVPGRKDGARGDLRVKLEVVFPTELSDEQRAGLAEILRGSC, from the exons ATGGGGAACCCGCCGGAGCTGTACCACAAGATCCTCAACATCCCCAAGGACACCTCTCCGCAGGAACTCCGCGCCGCGTACAAGAGCCTCGTCAAGAAATGGCACCCCGACAAGCACCCGCCGTCGTCCAGGCCGGAGGCCGAGGCGCGCTTCAAGGCCATCAGCGAGGCCTACGAG GCGCTCCTGGACCAGCAAGAGAACAGGGCCGTGTTCGGGCCGTGCAACGGCGACCGGGCGGGTGGAGGCGCCGGGGCGCGCGTGGAGAGGACGCGCAGTGACGGTTTCTGCGCGAGGAGCGCGCCCGGCACCCCGGCCAGGGAGTTGAAGAAGGTGTACAGCGCCGGCAACCCCGGCGGGCGCCGCGCCTTCGCCGAGTTCTCCAGTTCCATCGTGCGCAAGGCGCCGCCGCTGGAGCGCAGGCTCGAGTGCACCCTCGAGGAGCTCTGCCGCGGATGCAGCAAGGAGGTCACGTTCACCCGCGACGTCGTCACCAGGAACGG gtcgatcgtgaagaaggaggtgaCGCAGACGGTGCAGGTGAAGCCAGGGTGGAGGAAAGGGAAGCAGGTGGTGCTGGAAGGCATGGGGGACGAGCGGCCGGGGTGCCTGCCGGGCGACGCCGTCCTGACGGTGTCCGAGAGGAGGCACCCGGCGTTCAAGCGGGTGGGCGACGACCTGGTGCTCAGGGCGGAGGTGCCGCTGGCGGGCGCGCTCACCGGCTGGTCCCTCTCGTTCCGGCTCCTCGGCGGCCGGAAGGTGACCTGCTCGTTCGAGGACGAGGTCATCCGCCCCGGGCACGAGAGGGTGATCCGCGGCGAGGGCATGCCGGTCCCCGGGCGGAAGGACGGCGCGCGCGGCGACCTCAGGGTGAAGCTCGAGGTCGTGTTCCCCACGGAGCTCTCCGACGAGCAGCGCGCCGGCCTCGCCGAGATCCTCAGAGGGTCCTGCTGA
- the LOC100284405 gene encoding F-box protein interaction domain containing protein isoform X1 translates to MDGEMDEDVLTEILARLPCRSLARFQCVSTSWRRIISSDYLRRRLPLITSGVLYHDGGRRQQSYTYACASGGGGGGGAMAEAADMRFFPRHETSTIIDGCNGLLLYYASRPAAFHVVSPTTRRWAELPAPRAMTLLSVLAFDPRASPRYRVVCFTGWLPRGATVEVFDSERGAWRGHELDFGLGTDAMSASMHYAAGALHVLAYSGHVVRVDLDTMACAVTPLPAPVSCRARAGHCRGRLRFASSDGQRLRIWELQDAAAGEWALKHEIGVSDVVPGDAASQPITFLFMAFHPDRELVYLWSPWKLLAFDLVERRVQEWVFGSEKEGTHLIQVWLFPFSRHLANALA, encoded by the coding sequence ATGGACGGCGAGATGGACGAGGACGTGCTCACGGAGATCCTCGCGAGGCTGCCGTGCAGGTCGCTGGCGCGGTTCCAGTGCGTGTCCACGTCGTGGCGGCGCATCATCTCCAGCGACTACCTCCGCCGCCGGCTGCCGCTCATCACGTCGGGCGTGCTCTACCACGATGGTGGCAGGAGGCAGCAGTCGTACACGTACGCGTGCGCgtcaggcggcggcggcggcggcggcgccatggcggAGGCCGCGGACATGCGCTTCTTCCCGCGCCACGAGACGTCCACCATCATCGACGGCTGCAACGGCCTGCTGCTCTACTACGCGTCCCGCCCGGCGGCGTTCCACGTCGTGAGCCCGACCACGCGGCGGTGGGCGGAGCTGCCGGCGCCGCGCGCCATGAcgctgctctccgtgctggcgtTCGACCCCCGCGCCTCGCCGCGCTACCGGGTGGTGTGCTTCACCGGGTGGCTGCCCCGGGGCGCCACCGTCGAGGTGTTCGACTCCGAGCGCGGCGCGTGGCGGGGCCACGAGCTCGACTTCGGCCTCGGCACCGACGCCATGTCGGCCTCCATGCACTACGCCGCCGGCGCGCTCCACGTGCTGGCCTACTCGGGCCACGTCGTCCGCGTCGACCTGGACACCATGGCGTGCGCGGTCACCCCGCTCCCGGCGCCCGTCAGCTGCCGCGCGCGCGCCGGGCACTGCCGCGGCCGCCTGCGGTTCGCGTCCAGCGACGGCCAGCGCCTCAGGATCTGGGAGCTCCAggacgccgccgcgggcgagtggGCGCTCAAGCACGAGATCGGGGTCAGCGACGTCGTCCCCGGCGACGCGGCGTCACAGCCCATCACGTTCCTGTTCATGGCGTTCCACCCCGACCGGGAGCTGGTGTACCTGTGGTCGCCGTGGAAGCTGCTGGCGTTCGACTTGGTCGAGAGGCGCGTCCAGGAATGGGTGTTCGGCTCCGAGAAAGAAGGCACGCATCTCATACAGGTTTGGCTGTTCCCGTTCTCGCGCCATTTGGCCAACGCGCTGGCCTGA